The Anabaena sp. WA102 genome contains a region encoding:
- the recF gene encoding DNA replication/repair protein RecF (All proteins in this family for which functions are known are DNA-binding proteins that assist the filamentation of RecA onto DNA for the initiation of recombination or recombinational repair.), which produces MYLKTLHLKQFRNYQNQKVEFTAAKTILVGNNAQGKSNLLEAVELLATLRSHRMTRDRDLIKEGESTAQIHATLDRIHSHSDLTLTFRRQARRTVAINGQIVPRQMDFLGVLNAVEFSSLDLELVRGSPEGRRNWLDTLLIQLEPVYAHILHQYHQVLRQRNAFLKLYINTPEKSLQSELAIWDAQLVTAGTRVIMRRDRAIQRLAPIASAWHASISGASEILQINYAANVPLEKNSPQELQAAFFAKLQQRAVAESHRGITLVGPHRDEIELIINQTPARQYGSQGQQRTLVLALKLAELQLIEEVINEPPLLLLDDVLAELDPSRQNQLLDAIQDRFQTLITTTHLSAFDSQWLKSSQILYVNAGKILENGN; this is translated from the coding sequence ACACCTCAAACAATTTCGGAATTACCAAAACCAAAAAGTTGAATTTACCGCTGCTAAAACAATTTTGGTAGGTAATAATGCTCAAGGAAAATCGAACTTGTTAGAGGCTGTGGAGTTATTGGCAACATTGCGATCGCACCGGATGACACGCGATCGTGATTTAATTAAGGAAGGTGAATCTACAGCCCAAATTCATGCCACCCTAGACCGGATTCATAGCCATAGCGATTTAACTCTCACCTTCCGTCGTCAAGCGCGTCGCACCGTCGCCATAAATGGGCAAATAGTCCCCAGACAAATGGACTTTCTCGGTGTTCTCAATGCAGTAGAGTTTTCTAGTTTAGATTTAGAATTGGTGCGTGGTAGTCCAGAAGGTCGTCGTAACTGGTTAGATACGCTCTTAATTCAATTAGAACCAGTTTATGCCCACATTTTGCACCAATATCACCAAGTTTTACGCCAACGCAATGCCTTTTTAAAACTTTATATAAATACACCAGAAAAATCTCTACAATCAGAATTAGCCATCTGGGATGCACAATTAGTAACTGCTGGTACAAGGGTAATTATGAGAAGAGATAGAGCTATTCAAAGACTAGCTCCCATAGCTTCTGCATGGCACGCTAGTATTAGTGGAGCATCCGAAATTCTGCAAATCAATTATGCTGCCAATGTTCCCCTAGAAAAAAACTCTCCTCAAGAATTACAAGCAGCCTTTTTTGCTAAACTTCAACAAAGAGCAGTTGCAGAATCACATCGAGGAATAACCTTAGTCGGACCACACCGTGATGAAATAGAACTAATTATTAATCAAACTCCCGCCCGTCAATATGGTTCTCAAGGTCAACAAAGAACATTAGTTTTAGCTTTAAAGTTAGCAGAATTACAATTAATTGAAGAAGTTATTAATGAACCGCCATTACTACTATTAGATGATGTTTTAGCCGAATTAGATCCATCTCGCCAAAATCAATTACTTGATGCTATTCAAGACCGATTTCAAACCTTGATTACTACCACTCATTTGAGTGCTTTTGACTCTCAATGGTTGAAATCTTCCCAGATTTTATATGTAAATGCTGGGAAAATATTAGAAAATGGTAATTAG
- a CDS encoding CHAT domain-containing protein has product MMKNKQYRLLSGLKHPYLVFGIGILLCCGVCLDSTRVLAKDDLGKIAQSSTATRDNAKQLLNEAIKFYNQGTAKSLQQAIKKAEEALSLYDSLNDKESYSFVLFAIGRVYSDLGENQTALDYYEKVQPLFHQLGERGAEANTLNNIGTIYHNLGQTKKALYYYEKALPLHPALNNYQETTLNADTLADAVRKRGGKAATLNNIGLVYLVYDALGEKQKALEYFNQALPILRAVGDRSGEATNLNNIGHVYFYLGEKQKALDYFNQALSIRPAVRDRLGEATTLNNIGHVYFYLGEKQKALDYFNQALTLIKEVGYRSGEATILKNIGILYRDIRRPIEAIKNLEKSVDIILQLRSSLIRENRKTFLDSQSDTAVSLVNLLIDQKQPEKAFAWVNLATVADLADYSRLVNAQVANPKAQAAIKQWNQENQELENLRKQLSQQFSPELSQQVNTLQEQLNQEAENIRNRFVEVADLFETKPEDILQLQANITPGTTVIQPVLLDKNIALFMLTKDKVKVIKFPLDNQKFDSLLTNTYTSLTNRFSTNYRNSSQPLYDLLIRPIEREIAATKPKQISIIATGKLRYIPFEVLHDGNEYLIEKYPISYLTRLSSRSLQTKPSTSNQKILAFGNPIPQPPLALNGAEDEVKSIISIFPDSQIFINNQATLANFKNQIPRFSLLHLATHGCFQKGGCSQLKLKENTLLFADESFNIQDAAVLGLKNVDLITLSGCQTALKADSNGTEISGLAYLFERAGSKAVIASLWSAADEETKEIMVEFYQNLKKGMRKDEALRQAKLSQIKNNVHPYFWSPFVLIGDGR; this is encoded by the coding sequence ATGATGAAAAATAAACAATATAGACTGCTATCAGGGCTAAAACATCCTTACCTTGTTTTTGGCATTGGTATTTTATTGTGCTGTGGGGTATGTCTTGACTCTACCCGTGTTTTGGCCAAGGATGATTTAGGAAAAATTGCCCAATCATCAACAGCAACAAGGGATAATGCAAAACAACTTTTGAATGAGGCAATAAAATTTTATAACCAAGGAACAGCAAAGTCATTGCAACAGGCAATTAAGAAGGCGGAAGAAGCATTATCACTATATGATTCACTAAATGATAAAGAAAGTTACTCTTTTGTACTCTTTGCCATCGGTCGTGTCTACTCCGATTTGGGAGAAAACCAAACAGCACTGGATTATTACGAAAAAGTTCAGCCCTTATTTCATCAATTAGGTGAGCGCGGTGCAGAAGCTAACACCCTAAATAATATCGGTACTATCTACCATAATTTAGGACAAACAAAAAAGGCACTGTACTATTACGAAAAAGCTCTACCTTTGCATCCTGCCTTAAACAACTATCAGGAAACTACCCTAAATGCTGACACCTTAGCTGATGCCGTGAGAAAGCGCGGTGGAAAAGCTGCCACCCTGAATAATATCGGTCTTGTCTACCTTGTCTACGATGCTTTAGGAGAAAAGCAAAAGGCACTGGAATATTTCAACCAAGCCCTACCAATACTTAGGGCTGTAGGCGATCGCAGTGGGGAAGCAACCAATCTGAATAATATCGGTCATGTCTACTTTTATTTAGGAGAAAAGCAAAAAGCACTGGACTATTTCAACCAAGCCCTATCAATACGTCCGGCTGTACGCGATCGCCTTGGGGAAGCAACCACCCTGAATAATATCGGTCATGTCTACTTTTATTTAGGAGAAAAGCAAAAAGCGCTGGACTATTTCAACCAAGCTCTAACTTTAATTAAGGAAGTAGGCTATCGGAGTGGAGAAGCTACGATCCTCAAGAATATCGGTATTCTTTATCGAGATATAAGGCGACCTATTGAAGCTATTAAAAATCTAGAAAAATCTGTTGATATTATCCTCCAACTTCGTAGCAGTCTTATTAGAGAAAATCGCAAAACATTTTTAGATAGTCAATCAGATACAGCAGTTAGCCTTGTTAATTTGCTGATAGATCAAAAACAACCAGAAAAAGCTTTTGCATGGGTCAATTTAGCCACTGTTGCCGATTTAGCTGATTATTCTCGCCTGGTTAATGCCCAAGTTGCTAACCCAAAAGCACAAGCAGCAATTAAGCAATGGAATCAAGAAAACCAGGAACTAGAAAATCTGCGAAAACAGTTATCACAACAATTTTCACCTGAATTATCTCAACAGGTTAATACATTACAAGAACAACTTAATCAAGAAGCGGAAAATATTAGAAACCGTTTTGTAGAAGTTGCAGATTTATTTGAAACCAAACCTGAAGATATTCTCCAACTGCAAGCCAATATTACCCCAGGTACAACGGTTATTCAACCTGTGCTATTAGATAAGAATATTGCTTTATTTATGCTTACAAAAGATAAAGTTAAAGTAATAAAATTTCCTTTGGATAACCAAAAATTTGATAGTTTATTAACCAATACCTACACCTCATTAACTAATCGCTTTAGCACTAATTACCGGAATAGTTCACAACCGCTTTATGATTTGTTAATTCGTCCCATTGAAAGAGAAATTGCAGCTACCAAACCTAAACAAATCAGCATTATTGCCACTGGTAAACTGCGGTATATTCCTTTTGAAGTATTACATGACGGTAATGAATATCTAATTGAGAAATATCCTATTAGTTACCTCACTCGTCTTTCTAGTCGTTCCCTACAAACAAAACCATCAACATCTAATCAAAAAATCCTCGCTTTTGGTAATCCTATTCCTCAGCCTCCTTTAGCACTAAATGGCGCAGAGGATGAAGTCAAAAGCATTATTTCTATTTTTCCAGATAGCCAAATTTTTATTAACAATCAAGCAACATTGGCAAATTTTAAAAATCAAATTCCTCGCTTTTCTTTACTGCACTTAGCGACTCATGGCTGTTTTCAAAAAGGTGGTTGTTCTCAATTAAAATTAAAAGAAAATACTTTGTTGTTTGCAGATGAAAGCTTTAATATTCAGGATGCTGCTGTATTAGGATTGAAAAATGTAGATTTAATTACTTTAAGTGGTTGTCAAACAGCTTTAAAAGCCGATTCTAATGGTACAGAAATTTCTGGACTGGCTTATTTATTTGAACGTGCGGGTAGCAAAGCTGTAATAGCCAGTTTGTGGAGTGCAGCAGACGAAGAAACTAAAGAAATTATGGTGGAATTTTACCAAAATCTAAAAAAAGGCATGAGAAAAGATGAAGCATTACGTCAAGCAAAATTAAGTCAAATTAAAAATAATGTTCATCCTTATTTCTGGTCGCCATTTGTGTTAATTGGTGATGGGAGATAA